Proteins found in one Cobetia sp. L2A1 genomic segment:
- the hemL gene encoding glutamate-1-semialdehyde 2,1-aminomutase, translating into MTTSAAQFERASRHIPGGVNSPVRAFKGLHRPPVFIDHAKGAYLFDVENTRYIDYVGSWGPMITGHADEDVLEAVRQRLESGLSFGAPTEIESEMAELICEMLPSIDMVRMTNSGTEATMSAIRLARGFTGRDKIVKFEGNYHGHSDSLLVKAGSGALTHGEPSSPGVPASLAEHTLTLDYNDAEGVRRCFAELGDEIACIIVEPVAGNMNCIPPLPGFLESLREVCDAHGSVLILDEVMTGFRVALGGAQAHYGITPDLTCLGKIVGGGMPVGAFGGKREIMHHLSPLGPVYQAGTLAGNPLAMAAGVALLRKLRVPGFHIELTRKVEMLCEGLEQRASAAGIRLVTQRAGGMFGVFFTDEVAVSNFQSATRCRQEDFVTFFNGMLDEGVYLAPSAYEAGFMSAAHSDADIQATLDAAERVFAKMTASA; encoded by the coding sequence ATGACCACGTCCGCTGCCCAGTTCGAACGCGCTAGCCGTCATATTCCTGGTGGCGTGAACTCACCCGTTCGCGCTTTCAAGGGACTGCATCGTCCGCCGGTGTTCATTGATCATGCCAAGGGCGCCTATTTATTTGACGTCGAGAACACGCGCTACATCGATTATGTCGGCTCCTGGGGACCGATGATTACTGGTCATGCCGATGAAGATGTATTGGAAGCCGTGCGTCAGCGCCTCGAAAGTGGCCTGTCCTTTGGTGCGCCGACCGAGATCGAGTCAGAGATGGCCGAACTGATCTGCGAGATGCTGCCCAGTATCGACATGGTACGCATGACCAACTCGGGCACCGAGGCCACCATGTCAGCGATTCGTCTGGCGCGTGGTTTCACGGGGCGAGACAAGATCGTCAAGTTCGAAGGTAATTACCACGGCCACTCCGACTCGCTGCTGGTCAAGGCTGGCTCTGGTGCGTTGACACACGGTGAGCCCAGCTCGCCCGGGGTACCAGCGTCACTGGCTGAGCACACGCTGACTCTCGACTACAACGATGCGGAGGGCGTGCGACGCTGCTTCGCTGAGCTGGGTGACGAGATTGCCTGCATCATCGTCGAGCCTGTCGCCGGTAACATGAATTGCATTCCGCCGCTGCCCGGCTTCCTCGAGAGTCTGCGCGAGGTCTGCGATGCTCACGGCAGCGTGCTGATTCTTGATGAAGTGATGACGGGATTCCGTGTCGCACTGGGCGGTGCCCAGGCGCATTACGGCATCACGCCGGATCTGACTTGCCTGGGCAAGATCGTGGGGGGGGGCATGCCGGTCGGCGCTTTCGGCGGCAAGCGCGAGATCATGCATCATCTATCACCGCTGGGGCCGGTCTATCAGGCCGGCACGCTGGCAGGAAACCCGCTGGCGATGGCCGCAGGCGTGGCGTTGCTACGCAAGCTGCGTGTGCCGGGCTTTCATATTGAACTGACTCGCAAGGTTGAGATGCTGTGTGAGGGGCTTGAGCAACGTGCCAGCGCCGCCGGCATCCGTCTTGTCACCCAGCGGGCTGGCGGCATGTTCGGTGTTTTCTTCACGGATGAAGTGGCGGTGAGTAATTTCCAGTCAGCGACTCGCTGTCGTCAGGAAGATTTCGTGACCTTCTTCAACGGTATGCTCGATGAAGGTGTCTATCTAGCACCCTCTGCTTATGAGGCTGGCTTCATGTCGGCGGCTCACAGTGATGCTGATATCCAAGCCACGCTGGACGCGGCTGAGCGGGTTTTTGCAAAGATGACTGCCAGTGCCTGA